A section of the Polynucleobacter sp. AP-Sving-400A-A2 genome encodes:
- a CDS encoding NADH-quinone oxidoreductase subunit C: MSDRLVQLAANLEKVLGKRAQSIELALGEVTVVVHADTYFESAMLLRDEPSLAFEQLMDSCGVDYQDYREGQWGGQRFAVVTHLLSVAHNWRLRVRVFAPEDAYPVVASLTPVWASANWFEREAFDLYGILFDGHEDLRRILTDYGFIGHPFRKDFPISGNVEMRYDPELKRVVYQPVTIEAREITPRIVREEQYGGPV, from the coding sequence ATGTCAGACCGTTTAGTTCAACTCGCCGCCAATCTAGAAAAAGTTTTAGGTAAACGTGCTCAATCTATTGAGCTCGCTTTAGGTGAAGTGACCGTTGTTGTTCATGCAGACACTTATTTTGAATCCGCTATGTTATTGCGCGATGAGCCTTCATTGGCTTTTGAACAGTTAATGGATTCATGTGGAGTGGATTACCAGGACTACCGAGAAGGACAGTGGGGTGGTCAGCGTTTTGCAGTTGTGACCCATCTTCTGTCTGTTGCTCATAACTGGCGTCTGCGTGTACGTGTATTTGCACCTGAAGATGCCTACCCAGTAGTTGCCTCTCTCACACCAGTATGGGCTTCGGCTAATTGGTTTGAGCGTGAGGCATTTGACCTTTACGGTATTTTGTTTGATGGCCACGAAGACCTACGTCGTATCTTGACTGACTACGGTTTCATTGGCCATCCGTTTAGAAAAGATTTCCCAATCTCTGGCAACGTAGAAATGCGTTATGACCCTGAGTTAAAGCGGGTGGTGTATCAGCCTGTTACGATCGAGGCGCGTGAAATCACACCACGTATCGTGCGCGAAGAGCAGTACGGAGGCCCGGTTTAA
- a CDS encoding NADH-quinone oxidoreductase subunit D yields MAQIKNYTLNFGPQHPAAHGVLRLVLELDGEVIQRADPHIGLLHRATEKLAETRTWIQNVPYMDRLDYVSMMANEHAYVMAIEKLLQVDVPLRAQYIRVMYDELTRLLNHLLWIGCHGLDVGAMAVFLYAFRDREDIFDMYEAVSGARMHAAYYRPGGVYRDLPTQMAQFSKSKIRSTSAIKRLNENRSGTLLDFIEQFSNGFDANVDEYCNLLTDNRIWKQRLVGIGVVTPERALQLGFTGPMLRGSGIEWDLRKKQPYETYDKLDFDIPVGVNGDSYDRYLVRMEEMRQSNRIIKQCVAWLKANDGPVMSDNHKVSPPKRVDMKTNMEELIHHFKLFTEGMHVPDGEAYSAVEHPKGEFGIYLISDGANKPYRMKIRAPGFVHLSAMDEMSRGHMLADAVTIIGTQDIVFGEIDR; encoded by the coding sequence ATGGCACAAATTAAGAACTACACCCTCAACTTTGGACCTCAACATCCTGCTGCCCACGGCGTATTACGTCTCGTGTTGGAGCTTGATGGAGAGGTGATCCAACGTGCTGATCCGCACATTGGTTTATTACATCGCGCTACAGAAAAATTAGCAGAGACACGTACCTGGATTCAGAACGTTCCTTATATGGATCGTTTGGATTATGTATCCATGATGGCAAACGAGCATGCTTACGTGATGGCGATTGAGAAGTTGCTACAAGTAGATGTGCCTTTGCGGGCGCAGTACATCCGGGTGATGTATGACGAGTTAACGCGTTTGCTAAATCACCTCTTGTGGATTGGCTGTCATGGTTTGGACGTTGGTGCTATGGCCGTGTTCTTGTACGCCTTCCGCGATCGTGAAGATATTTTCGACATGTACGAAGCCGTATCAGGCGCTCGTATGCATGCTGCCTACTACCGTCCAGGTGGAGTCTATCGTGACCTACCAACCCAGATGGCCCAGTTCTCAAAATCTAAGATTCGTAGCACCTCTGCTATTAAGCGTTTGAATGAAAACCGCAGCGGTACATTGCTTGATTTCATTGAGCAGTTCTCTAATGGTTTTGATGCCAACGTAGATGAGTACTGCAATCTCTTGACGGATAACCGTATTTGGAAACAACGCTTGGTTGGTATTGGTGTTGTGACTCCTGAGCGCGCTTTGCAACTTGGCTTTACTGGCCCCATGTTGCGTGGCTCCGGTATTGAGTGGGATTTACGTAAGAAGCAGCCTTATGAAACTTACGACAAACTCGATTTTGATATTCCAGTTGGTGTCAATGGCGACTCTTATGATCGCTATTTAGTGCGCATGGAAGAGATGCGTCAATCCAATCGCATCATTAAACAGTGCGTAGCTTGGCTCAAGGCAAATGATGGTCCTGTCATGAGTGACAACCATAAAGTATCTCCGCCAAAGCGTGTGGATATGAAAACTAATATGGAAGAGTTGATTCACCATTTCAAACTCTTTACTGAGGGTATGCATGTTCCTGATGGCGAGGCTTACTCTGCTGTTGAGCATCCAAAAGGTGAGTTTGGAATTTACTTAATTTCTGATGGTGCTAATAAGCCATACCGTATGAAGATTCGTGCACCAGGCTTTGTGCATCTTTCTGCAATGGATGAGATGTCCCGTGGTCACATGTTGGCTGATGCTGTAACCATTATTGGAACCCAAGATATCGTGTTCGGGGAGATTGACCGCTAA
- the pnp gene encoding polyribonucleotide nucleotidyltransferase: protein MTMFKKAVKTFQWGNHQVVMETGEIARQSGGAVIVNVDDTVVMGTVVASKSAKPGQSFFPLTVDYLEKTYAAGKIPGGFFRREGRPSEGETLISRLIDRPLRPLFPEGFLNEVQVVIHVLSINPDVPADIPALIAASAALAVSGIPFAGPVGAARVGYANGQYLLNPTRTEQATSEMDLIVAGTQAAVLMVESEANQLSEEIMLGAVVYGHDQMQTAINAINELVTEAGKPEWDWTAAPKDEPFIAKVTALAEAPLREAYQIRQKGARSDKLKETTKAVIAKLAEEGDVDAVAVNDILFEIEAKIVRSQILNGEPRIDGRDTRTVRPIEIRNGVLPRTHGSALFTRGETQALVVATLGTARDEQIIDALEGEYRDRFMFHYNMPPFATGETGRVGSPKRREIGHGRLAKRALIPVLPSAEDFAYSIRVVSEITESNGSSSMASVCGGCLAMMDAGVPVKAHVAGVAMGLILDGNRFAVLTDILGDEDHLGDMDFKVAGTANGITALQMDIKVQGITKEIMQVALAQAKEGRLHILSKMQEAMGSVRTELSAHAPRMVSFKIHPDKIREVIGKGGATIQALTKETGCSIDIKDDGTVTIASTSAEGMAEAKARIEGITAEAEVGKIYEGPVVKLLEFGALVNILPGKDGLLHISEISNERVKEVKDYLAEGQVVRVKLLAADERGRLRLSLKAAMAEEGGTIAPLAGAEAAPASGENP from the coding sequence ATGACTATGTTTAAAAAAGCAGTAAAGACGTTTCAATGGGGCAATCATCAGGTAGTTATGGAGACAGGCGAGATTGCTCGTCAATCTGGTGGTGCTGTTATCGTTAACGTGGATGACACAGTGGTGATGGGCACAGTAGTTGCCTCTAAATCCGCTAAGCCAGGCCAGTCATTTTTCCCGTTGACTGTTGATTACTTAGAGAAAACTTACGCCGCAGGAAAAATTCCTGGTGGTTTCTTCCGTCGTGAAGGTCGTCCATCCGAAGGTGAGACATTGATCTCCCGTTTAATCGATCGTCCATTGCGTCCATTATTCCCTGAAGGTTTCTTGAACGAAGTTCAGGTAGTCATTCATGTGTTGTCTATCAACCCGGATGTTCCTGCTGATATTCCTGCGTTAATTGCGGCTTCTGCAGCCTTAGCTGTTTCAGGCATCCCATTTGCCGGTCCAGTTGGCGCAGCCCGTGTTGGTTACGCTAACGGCCAATATCTCTTGAATCCAACTCGTACAGAGCAAGCTACTAGCGAAATGGATTTAATTGTTGCTGGTACACAAGCTGCTGTATTGATGGTGGAATCAGAAGCCAATCAGCTGTCTGAAGAAATTATGTTGGGTGCAGTTGTATATGGTCATGACCAAATGCAAACTGCAATCAACGCAATTAATGAATTGGTAACCGAAGCTGGCAAGCCAGAGTGGGATTGGACTGCTGCTCCTAAAGATGAGCCATTCATTGCTAAGGTCACTGCATTGGCTGAAGCGCCATTGCGCGAGGCATATCAGATTCGTCAAAAAGGCGCTCGTTCAGACAAGCTTAAAGAAACTACTAAAGCAGTAATTGCTAAGCTTGCTGAAGAGGGTGATGTTGACGCTGTTGCCGTTAACGACATCTTGTTTGAAATCGAAGCGAAGATTGTGCGTAGTCAGATTTTGAATGGCGAGCCACGTATTGATGGTCGTGATACACGCACTGTTCGTCCGATTGAAATTCGCAATGGTGTATTGCCACGTACACACGGTTCAGCATTGTTTACCCGTGGTGAGACACAAGCTCTCGTAGTAGCTACTTTAGGTACTGCACGTGATGAGCAGATCATTGATGCGCTCGAAGGTGAGTACCGTGATCGCTTCATGTTCCACTACAACATGCCTCCGTTTGCTACTGGCGAAACTGGTCGTGTAGGTAGCCCTAAGCGTCGTGAAATTGGTCATGGTCGTTTAGCTAAACGTGCATTGATTCCGGTATTGCCAAGTGCAGAAGATTTTGCATACAGCATTCGTGTGGTTTCAGAAATCACTGAGTCTAATGGCTCTTCATCGATGGCTTCCGTTTGCGGCGGCTGTTTGGCAATGATGGACGCTGGTGTTCCAGTTAAAGCACACGTTGCTGGTGTTGCGATGGGATTGATTTTGGATGGCAACCGTTTTGCTGTGTTGACAGACATCTTGGGTGATGAAGATCACTTAGGTGATATGGACTTTAAAGTTGCAGGTACTGCTAACGGCATTACTGCTTTGCAAATGGACATTAAAGTTCAAGGCATCACTAAAGAAATTATGCAAGTTGCATTGGCTCAAGCCAAAGAAGGTCGCTTGCACATTTTGAGCAAGATGCAAGAGGCGATGGGTTCAGTTCGTACTGAATTGTCTGCACATGCTCCGCGCATGGTTTCTTTCAAGATTCATCCAGATAAGATTCGTGAAGTCATCGGTAAGGGCGGCGCAACAATTCAAGCCTTGACTAAAGAAACTGGTTGCAGCATCGACATTAAAGATGATGGCACCGTAACAATCGCTTCTACTTCTGCTGAAGGCATGGCTGAAGCCAAAGCACGTATCGAAGGCATTACTGCAGAAGCTGAAGTAGGCAAGATCTACGAAGGCCCAGTGGTGAAATTGCTTGAGTTCGGTGCTTTAGTAAATATTCTTCCAGGTAAAGACGGTCTCTTGCACATCTCAGAAATCTCTAATGAGCGTGTAAAAGAAGTTAAAGATTATTTAGCGGAAGGCCAAGTTGTGCGCGTGAAGTTGTTAGCTGCTGATGAGCGTGGTCGTTTACGTCTATCTCTCAAAGCTGCGATGGCTGAAGAAGGTGGCACGATTGCTCCTTTGGCAGGTGCTGAAGCCGCTCCCGCATCTGGCGAAAACCCTTAA
- the nuoF gene encoding NADH-quinone oxidoreductase subunit NuoF — MTSLHDRHIKPLILAGLNGENWRLKDYEGRGGYQQLRRIINDKIAPDVIIAELKASSLRGRGGAGFPTGLKWSFMPRQFPGQKYLVCNSDEGEPGTFKDRDIMRYNPHALIEGMIIGAYTMGISVGYNYIHGEIWEVYSRFEEALEEARAAGFLGDKIMGSDFNFQLHASPGWGAYICGEETALLESLEGKKGQPRFKPPFPASFGLYGKPTTINNTETFAAVPFIMAIGGPAYLELGKPNNGGTKIFSISGDVTYPGNYEIPLGTPFAELLKLAGGMRDGIPLKAVIPGGSSAPVIPGAEMMTLTMDYDSIAKAGSMLGSGAVIVMNETRCMVRALERLSYFYHEESCGQCTPCREGTGWLWRIVSRIERGEGRPEDLDLLNDVAANIQGRTICALGDAAAMPVRGMLKHYMDEFVYHVEHKRCLDSVKPL, encoded by the coding sequence ATGACCAGTTTGCACGATAGACACATTAAGCCTTTGATCCTAGCGGGATTAAATGGTGAGAACTGGCGTTTAAAAGATTACGAAGGCCGAGGTGGCTATCAACAGCTGCGTCGCATCATCAATGACAAGATTGCACCAGATGTCATCATTGCTGAATTAAAAGCATCCTCATTGCGTGGTCGTGGAGGTGCAGGCTTCCCAACCGGATTGAAGTGGAGCTTTATGCCCCGCCAATTTCCTGGTCAGAAGTATTTGGTTTGTAATAGTGACGAGGGTGAGCCGGGTACATTTAAAGACCGCGACATCATGCGCTACAATCCGCATGCCTTAATTGAGGGCATGATTATTGGTGCCTACACTATGGGTATCTCTGTAGGCTACAACTATATTCACGGTGAAATTTGGGAAGTCTATTCTCGCTTCGAGGAGGCTCTTGAAGAAGCCCGTGCTGCTGGATTCCTTGGTGACAAGATTATGGGAAGTGATTTCAACTTCCAGTTGCATGCTTCTCCGGGTTGGGGTGCCTATATCTGCGGTGAAGAAACTGCGCTCTTAGAGTCACTTGAGGGTAAGAAGGGTCAACCACGCTTTAAGCCACCATTCCCTGCTAGCTTTGGTTTGTATGGCAAGCCTACTACGATCAATAACACCGAAACGTTTGCTGCCGTACCATTCATTATGGCAATCGGTGGTCCAGCGTATTTAGAGCTGGGTAAGCCCAACAACGGCGGCACGAAGATTTTTTCTATCTCAGGCGATGTGACTTATCCAGGTAACTATGAGATTCCATTGGGTACTCCATTTGCTGAGCTACTCAAGCTTGCTGGTGGCATGCGTGATGGCATTCCTTTGAAGGCCGTCATTCCCGGTGGTTCATCGGCCCCAGTCATTCCGGGTGCAGAGATGATGACGCTCACCATGGATTACGACAGTATTGCAAAAGCCGGTTCCATGTTGGGATCTGGCGCAGTCATTGTCATGAACGAAACACGCTGTATGGTTCGTGCCTTAGAGCGTCTGTCCTACTTCTATCACGAAGAGTCTTGCGGTCAATGCACCCCATGTCGTGAAGGTACTGGTTGGTTATGGCGCATCGTGAGTCGCATTGAGCGTGGCGAGGGTCGCCCTGAAGACTTAGATTTATTAAATGATGTAGCAGCTAACATTCAAGGTCGTACGATTTGCGCCTTGGGTGATGCAGCTGCTATGCCGGTTCGTGGCATGTTGAAGCATTACATGGATGAATTTGTGTATCACGTAGAACATAAGCGCTGCTTAGATTCTGTTAAACCTTTATAA
- the tpiA gene encoding triose-phosphate isomerase produces MRPITVIGNWKMNGSFASNADWIKTVCRGMEQGMPAGRKYVVCAPAPYLSQCGDLIRDCSLAFLSLGAQDASAYSAGAYTGDVAAAMLKELDCAYVIVGHSERRQHHQEVDEQVAEKALQVLDNGMIPVICVGESADERNSGREVEVVRGQISKQVAILQDRLADCLIAYEPVWAIGTGKVASAQIAQDMHRAIRLQLAEFDEDVASHVGILYGGSVKPDNAVELFAMPDIDGGLIGGASLNPQDFLAICQA; encoded by the coding sequence ATGCGCCCCATCACTGTTATCGGCAACTGGAAAATGAACGGCAGCTTTGCAAGTAATGCAGACTGGATCAAGACCGTTTGCCGTGGGATGGAGCAGGGGATGCCTGCAGGTCGTAAGTATGTAGTGTGTGCCCCAGCACCTTATTTGTCACAGTGTGGCGATTTAATTCGTGACTGCTCTTTAGCTTTTTTAAGCTTAGGCGCTCAAGATGCGTCAGCTTACTCGGCGGGAGCTTATACCGGCGATGTTGCAGCAGCTATGCTAAAGGAATTAGATTGTGCCTACGTCATCGTGGGACATTCAGAGCGCCGCCAGCATCATCAGGAGGTTGATGAGCAGGTAGCAGAAAAAGCGCTGCAGGTATTAGACAACGGTATGATTCCCGTGATTTGTGTTGGTGAGTCTGCAGATGAGCGCAACTCTGGACGTGAAGTTGAGGTTGTAAGAGGTCAAATTTCAAAGCAAGTTGCAATTTTGCAAGACCGCTTAGCCGATTGTCTGATTGCTTATGAGCCTGTTTGGGCTATTGGGACTGGTAAGGTAGCCAGCGCTCAAATAGCTCAGGACATGCACAGAGCAATTCGATTGCAGTTGGCAGAGTTTGATGAAGATGTAGCTTCCCACGTGGGAATTTTGTATGGCGGCAGTGTCAAGCCTGATAATGCCGTTGAACTATTTGCAATGCCAGATATTGATGGTGGATTGATTGGGGGCGCTTCATTGAACCCTCAAGATTTTTTAGCCATCTGTCAGGCCTAG
- the nuoE gene encoding NADH-quinone oxidoreductase subunit NuoE — translation MTTTLQLSDKTLADIARNIAKYPPEQKQSAVMAALIAAQTELGWVSPEVIETVAQILEMPTIAVDEVATFYNMYDTKKIGKYKLVICTNLPCQLMHGETAASHLKETLGIGYNETTSCGTFTLKEGECMGACGDSPVLLVNNKRMCSHMSNDKIDALLSELRAEGKAA, via the coding sequence ATGACAACAACTCTTCAACTATCTGACAAAACGCTCGCAGACATTGCGCGCAATATTGCTAAGTATCCTCCAGAGCAAAAGCAATCTGCGGTGATGGCCGCTTTGATTGCTGCCCAAACTGAATTAGGTTGGGTCTCTCCTGAGGTGATTGAAACTGTTGCCCAAATTTTAGAAATGCCAACCATTGCAGTAGATGAAGTTGCTACTTTCTATAATATGTATGACACCAAGAAAATTGGTAAGTACAAGTTGGTGATCTGCACAAATTTACCTTGCCAGCTAATGCATGGTGAGACTGCAGCAAGCCATTTAAAAGAAACGCTTGGTATTGGCTACAACGAGACAACGTCTTGTGGCACATTCACCTTAAAAGAGGGTGAGTGCATGGGCGCTTGCGGTGATTCTCCGGTTCTGCTGGTGAATAACAAACGCATGTGTAGCCATATGAGTAATGACAAGATTGATGCCTTATTAAGTGAACTCCGTGCAGAAGGAAAAGCAGCATGA
- a CDS encoding NAD(P)H-quinone oxidoreductase — protein sequence MRVIEIKEFGAPEMLVSATRPDPVLPSAGSGEILIRVLAAGINRPDVLQRKGHYPVPAGASDIPGLEVAGEIIGGDLAHVDNLFGLKLGDKVCALVQGGGYADLCIAPIAQCLPYPKGFTDQEAAALPETFYTVWSNVFMRGQLSEGETLLVQGGSSGIGVTAILIAKALGHKVFVTAGTDEKCAACVALGADLAINYKTQDFVEEVKKATDGKGVNVILDMVTGAYVQKEIDCLADDGRIVIIAIQGGSKAEVSTNQILRRRLTITGSTLRPRPVSFKKQITQQLHAHIWPLLDAGKLKPVIYKTFTLDQAADAHRLMESSEHVGKIVLTV from the coding sequence ATGCGCGTAATAGAAATCAAAGAGTTTGGCGCACCAGAAATGCTGGTGTCTGCTACTCGCCCTGATCCAGTGCTTCCTAGTGCTGGGTCTGGCGAGATTTTGATTCGTGTTTTGGCTGCTGGGATTAATCGCCCTGACGTTTTGCAACGCAAAGGCCATTACCCGGTTCCAGCAGGCGCATCTGACATTCCTGGCCTTGAAGTAGCTGGTGAGATTATTGGCGGTGATTTAGCTCACGTCGATAATCTGTTTGGACTAAAGCTTGGCGATAAGGTGTGCGCGCTAGTGCAGGGTGGTGGTTATGCAGATTTGTGTATAGCTCCAATTGCCCAATGCTTGCCTTATCCAAAAGGATTTACTGATCAAGAGGCTGCCGCGTTACCAGAAACGTTTTATACCGTTTGGAGTAATGTTTTCATGCGCGGCCAACTATCTGAAGGCGAAACTTTATTGGTTCAAGGTGGCTCGAGTGGTATCGGTGTAACCGCTATTTTGATTGCGAAAGCCTTAGGTCATAAAGTATTTGTGACTGCAGGTACTGATGAGAAGTGCGCTGCTTGTGTTGCCTTGGGTGCTGACTTGGCGATCAACTACAAGACGCAAGACTTTGTTGAAGAAGTAAAGAAGGCAACTGACGGCAAGGGCGTCAATGTCATTCTAGATATGGTTACCGGCGCTTACGTACAAAAAGAAATCGATTGCCTGGCTGATGATGGTCGTATTGTGATCATTGCTATTCAGGGTGGGTCAAAAGCTGAAGTGAGTACGAATCAAATTTTGCGTCGTCGCTTGACCATTACCGGTTCCACATTACGTCCACGTCCAGTGTCATTTAAGAAGCAGATTACCCAGCAGTTACATGCGCACATCTGGCCTTTGCTAGATGCGGGCAAGTTAAAGCCAGTGATTTATAAGACATTCACCTTAGACCAAGCGGCTGATGCCCATCGTTTAATGGAGTCTTCTGAGCACGTTGGCAAAATTGTTTTAACTGTTTAA
- a CDS encoding NADH-quinone oxidoreductase subunit B family protein — protein MALEGVLKEGFVTTTADQLINWTRNGSLWPMTFGLACCAVEMMHAGASRYDLDRFGVVFRPSPRQSDLMIVAGTLCNKMAPALRKVYDQMPEPRWVISMGSCANGGGYYHNSYSVVRGCDRIVPVDIYVPGCPPTAEALIYGIIQLQSKIARTSTIARKT, from the coding sequence ATGGCACTAGAAGGCGTTCTCAAAGAAGGATTTGTTACCACTACTGCGGACCAGTTAATTAACTGGACTCGTAATGGTTCTTTATGGCCAATGACATTTGGTCTTGCCTGCTGCGCTGTAGAAATGATGCACGCAGGCGCCTCCCGTTATGACTTGGATCGCTTTGGTGTGGTGTTCCGTCCATCCCCGCGTCAATCAGATTTGATGATTGTGGCTGGCACTTTGTGTAACAAGATGGCTCCAGCACTTCGTAAGGTTTACGATCAAATGCCTGAGCCACGCTGGGTGATCTCGATGGGTTCTTGTGCCAATGGTGGTGGTTATTACCATAATTCGTATTCAGTAGTGCGCGGTTGCGACCGCATTGTGCCAGTCGATATTTATGTTCCTGGTTGCCCTCCAACTGCAGAGGCCTTGATCTACGGAATTATTCAGTTGCAATCCAAGATCGCTCGTACTAGCACGATTGCGCGGAAGACTTAA
- the rpsO gene encoding 30S ribosomal protein S15, translating into MAVADIKTAEIVKDNARSANDTGSPEVQVSLLTARINELTPHFKANAKDHHSRRGLLKMVSRRRRLLDYLKGKDLGRYRALIEKLGLRK; encoded by the coding sequence ATGGCAGTTGCTGATATTAAAACGGCGGAAATCGTCAAAGACAACGCGCGCAGCGCAAACGATACGGGTAGCCCTGAAGTTCAAGTTTCATTGCTAACAGCCCGCATCAATGAATTAACCCCCCATTTCAAAGCTAACGCTAAAGATCATCACAGCCGTCGTGGTTTGTTGAAGATGGTTTCACGCCGCCGCCGCCTTTTGGATTACCTCAAGGGCAAGGATCTGGGTCGCTATCGCGCATTGATCGAGAAATTAGGTCTCCGTAAGTAA
- a CDS encoding NADH-quinone oxidoreductase subunit A — translation MNLANYFPVLLFILVGIGVGLVPMFLGKILAPSKPDAEKLSPYECGFEAFEDARMKFDVRYYLIAILFILFDLETAFLFPWGVALRDIGWFGYASMVIFLLEFIVGFVYIWKKGALDWE, via the coding sequence TTGAATCTCGCTAATTACTTTCCCGTGCTGCTTTTTATCCTTGTAGGTATTGGGGTTGGTTTAGTACCCATGTTCCTCGGAAAAATTTTGGCTCCTTCAAAGCCAGATGCTGAAAAACTGTCTCCTTACGAATGCGGTTTCGAAGCCTTCGAAGATGCGCGTATGAAATTTGACGTACGCTACTACCTCATCGCAATCCTATTTATCTTATTTGACTTAGAAACTGCATTTCTATTTCCATGGGGTGTGGCTCTGCGTGATATTGGTTGGTTTGGTTATGCCTCTATGGTGATTTTCTTATTGGAATTTATTGTGGGCTTCGTATATATCTGGAAAAAGGGCGCTCTCGACTGGGAGTGA
- the secG gene encoding preprotein translocase subunit SecG, with the protein MEWFKTLLIVLQVISALAVILLVLLQQGKGADMGAAFGSGSSGSLFGASGSANFLSHTTAIFAGIFFVCTLGITWIGNKNEVSPGILSNTVAPVAAPAVAPVAPVQDPTKPAVPK; encoded by the coding sequence ATGGAATGGTTTAAGACTTTATTGATCGTTTTACAGGTTATTTCAGCTTTGGCTGTGATCTTGCTCGTATTGCTTCAGCAGGGCAAAGGTGCCGACATGGGGGCTGCTTTTGGTTCTGGATCCTCCGGCAGTCTTTTTGGCGCCAGTGGCTCAGCCAACTTCCTTTCCCACACAACTGCAATCTTTGCGGGAATCTTTTTTGTTTGCACTTTAGGCATTACCTGGATCGGAAATAAAAATGAAGTCAGTCCTGGAATTTTGTCTAATACCGTGGCACCAGTTGCAGCTCCTGCTGTCGCACCAGTAGCTCCAGTTCAGGATCCGACCAAGCCAGCAGTTCCAAAGTAA